Part of the Musa acuminata AAA Group cultivar baxijiao chromosome BXJ3-10, Cavendish_Baxijiao_AAA, whole genome shotgun sequence genome, CGCCTGGGAGACCAAGATAATTATGCCATGGAAGTCCTCAATGCAGCAGGCCTGGCACCAGTAGCCTCACTCCACAAGGCCACTCCCTCCCTCGAGAGGAGACCCGAGCCTAGGCGGCTCCTCCAATTCAGGCTCCCCAAGCTTGCAGCCCTCTCCTCGATTTTTGGTGCTGGTGGCCTTGCCAAGGCCTTGACCTACGAGCAAGCTCTCGACCAGACCGTCGGCAGCTCCTCCCTCGACTTCGATGTGGGAGGTCTCCTCGATGGGATTGTGAATTTTGGGACCGAGAATCCCCTGCTCCTCGGCGGTGGCGCCCTGGTACTAGCGGTGCCCCTCATTCTGTCGCAGATCCTGAAGAAGCCCAAGAACTGGGGCTTGGCGTCCGCCAAGAGTGCCTATGCTAAGTTGTCCGAGGACGGGAACGCGCAGCTGTTGGATATAAGGGAAGGGAAGGATTTCAAGGAGGTGGGCAGACCGGATTTGAGGGGATTGAAGAAGAAGGCGGTGGCGATCGCGTATGGAGGGGAAGACAAGCCGGGGTTCCTGAAGAAGCTCGAATCGAAGTTTAAGGACCCAACCAATACCACCTTGTTCATTCTCGACAAGTAAGGTTTCCACATGCTTCCCCTATATTTTATACTGATCTCATCTTTAGCTTTTCTTAATTATGTCGTCgtctgatgaatgtaagacatctCTTTTTTAAGTCTCGACTGATAGATCTGACGCATGACTTGGTACTTTGTCTGTCTGTAGTTCAACATCGTTGGTCCATTGAATTGGTTTCATAGAAACTTTCAAGCCGTTTGATAATGCCTTCATTTAGGTATCGGGGTAGGAGTTGCAGGGCTCTTCGAATTACCTTATTCGAGAAGGGCTGCTCGTGCTCAGTTACAAGTCAGAATTTTGACAAAGTGAAGTGAATTAGCATGCAAGCCATTTTGTTTCTTATATCCATGCCTTTCCGTTCCTGCAAGATTTGGGGGAATAGATGAGAAAGATTTTGTGAACTGAATTAGCATCCTGTTGAACATGAGACTCCATCTTAGTTGAGGAGATGCTATGATTTTATACTGCAAGGCTCAGCTTCTAATGGGACAATAGAGAACTTCTTTATATGTTGGCTTTCCTGTAAAGTGAGAATTGTTAATTTTGCTCGGAGTTCTATTAAGATAGGCAACTTGCATCCCAGCAAGCATTTTAGATTATTAGGGGTGAAATGTGGATAATTCAGGGTTATTCAAAGAATTTTTCGAGATTTTACAAGGGTGTGAATAAGAAAGGAGTTGTCTGTGGTGTTTTTAGTTCAATATGTGCATCATGTGTACACATTATACAGCAACTATAAATACCAATATAAATTTCACTTTACTGATCACATTTTTAGACCTCTGCAAAAAGTTGCAATATATTTAATCTACTATTTTGCTGATACTTGAAAAGTCTTGTATGGTATAACAGTTATGATGAGAATTTGGAGGTACATACAACTTAATTTACTGCTTGATGCTCTGACTGCCTAAGTATAATTAAGGCTGACAACATTAATATTCTCATGGAAGCCAGATTTGATGGTAAATCTGAATTGGTTGCGGAACTGGTCACCGTCAATGGTTTTAAAGCAGCTTATGCGATAAAAGATGGTGCAGAAGGACCTCGGGGATGGATGGTCCTTGTTTTCTGAACTTTGTAATTGTTTTAGTGTCAATTTTCAAGTATCAGCTGATGAGTTTTCTCACTTTAACAAGTATACTTGTTTGTTTCCTATATTGCAGAAAAGTGGTCTTCCATGGGTGGAACCAAAGAAGACTTTAACTCTTGATTTTGGTGATCTAAAGGATGCAGTTACTGGTGGATTTGGAGTAAGTTAGCCAACTTGCatcatgatgatttcttttgaGTTCTAAACTGACTATGAATTAAATTTTCTTGACTCTTTAGGTTGACTAATTTCTATACATGTATGTTCTACCTTATCATATTGCTTTTAAATGGTTACTTAAAGCTCGAAAATTGCAGATGTTTATATTGATTTGCAATATTAGTACTTTCAGCAATTATCTTTAATGATGATCTAT contains:
- the LOC104000834 gene encoding rhodanese-like domain-containing protein 4, chloroplastic; this encodes MASSHLPFLLTITNPTRSRTNLPLPSLGKLLCVFELARSPWNDGISTVLLTSACCSLFRRLGDQDNYAMEVLNAAGLAPVASLHKATPSLERRPEPRRLLQFRLPKLAALSSIFGAGGLAKALTYEQALDQTVGSSSLDFDVGGLLDGIVNFGTENPLLLGGGALVLAVPLILSQILKKPKNWGLASAKSAYAKLSEDGNAQLLDIREGKDFKEVGRPDLRGLKKKAVAIAYGGEDKPGFLKKLESKFKDPTNTTLFILDKFDGKSELVAELVTVNGFKAAYAIKDGAEGPRGWMKSGLPWVEPKKTLTLDFGDLKDAVTGGFGDGLDGLPITLGLAAATGLGIFAFTEIETLLQVLGSAALVQLFTKRFLFAEDRKVTLRQLDEFLNTKVAPKELVGEIKMIGKALLPADTNAKASLPAPTDASAAPAPTQKTDAVTSTEPLPAVNSVPKAEVKEESPPVTPRPLSPYPYYPDLKPPSSPSPSQP